One stretch of Methylophaga thalassica DNA includes these proteins:
- the rplB gene encoding 50S ribosomal protein L2 → MALKKAKPTSAGRRFVVQVSTPDLHNGQPYAPLVEKKSKSGGRNNAGRITVRHRGGGHKQRYRLIDFKRNKDGIPAVVERIEYDPNRTAHIALLTYVDGEKRYIIAPKGVVAGDRLESGEDAAIRAGNALKLSAIPLGSTVHCIELKPGKGAQLARSAGSSAQFVARENGYATIRLRSGEMRKVPLDCKATMGEVGNGEHSLRSLGKAGATRWRGIRPTVRGVVMNPVDHPHGGGEGRTSGGRHPVTPWGVPTKGYKTRKNKRTDNMIVRRRNRK, encoded by the coding sequence CATATGCGCCGTTAGTTGAAAAGAAATCTAAGTCTGGCGGTCGTAATAACGCTGGTCGTATTACCGTGCGTCACCGTGGTGGTGGCCATAAACAACGTTACCGTTTAATTGACTTTAAACGTAACAAAGACGGTATCCCAGCAGTAGTAGAAAGAATTGAATACGATCCAAATCGTACTGCACATATTGCTTTACTGACCTATGTTGACGGTGAAAAGCGTTACATCATCGCACCAAAAGGTGTTGTAGCAGGTGACCGTCTTGAGTCAGGTGAAGATGCTGCAATCCGTGCTGGTAATGCATTGAAATTATCTGCAATCCCGCTGGGTAGCACAGTGCATTGTATTGAGCTTAAACCAGGCAAAGGTGCTCAGTTAGCACGTAGTGCTGGTAGCAGCGCTCAGTTTGTTGCCCGTGAAAATGGTTATGCCACTATCCGCCTACGTAGCGGTGAAATGCGCAAAGTACCATTAGACTGTAAAGCAACAATGGGTGAAGTAGGTAACGGTGAACATTCTCTTCGTTCATTAGGTAAAGCGGGTGCTACACGCTGGCGTGGTATTCGTCCTACAGTACGTGGTGTTGTAATGAACCCGGTTGATCACCCACATGGTGGTGGTGAAGGTCGTACATCTGGTGGTCGTCATCCTGTGACACCTTGGGGTGTGCCTACTAAAGGCTACAAGACACGTAAAAACAAGCGTACAGACAATATGATCGTACGCCGTCGTAATCGTAAATAA
- the rpsC gene encoding 30S ribosomal protein S3: MGQKVHPTGFRLGIIKDWNSIWYADSADFSNMLSNDLKVRDFLKQKLSHASVSKIQIDRPAKTAKITIHTARPGIVIGKKGEDIDKLRQEASKLMGVPVNVGVEEIRKPELDATLVAESVAQQLERRIMFRRAMKRAVTNTMRLGAEGIRINVAGRLNGAEIARTEWYREGRVPLHTLRADIDYGTAEAKTTYGIIGVKVWIFKGEVFDTNAQNTPAAEK, from the coding sequence ATGGGACAAAAGGTTCACCCAACAGGTTTTAGACTTGGTATAATTAAAGATTGGAATTCGATCTGGTATGCCGATTCAGCAGATTTTTCAAATATGCTGAGCAATGATCTTAAAGTACGTGATTTTCTTAAACAAAAGTTATCACATGCTTCAGTCAGTAAGATCCAGATTGATAGACCAGCCAAAACTGCCAAAATCACTATCCATACAGCACGTCCGGGTATTGTTATTGGCAAAAAAGGCGAAGATATCGATAAGTTGCGTCAAGAAGCGTCAAAACTGATGGGTGTTCCTGTCAATGTGGGCGTTGAAGAAATTCGTAAGCCTGAACTAGATGCAACATTAGTTGCTGAAAGTGTAGCGCAGCAACTTGAGCGTCGTATTATGTTCCGTCGTGCAATGAAACGTGCAGTGACAAACACAATGCGCTTAGGTGCTGAAGGTATTCGTATTAATGTTGCAGGTCGTCTGAACGGAGCAGAAATCGCACGTACAGAATGGTACCGTGAAGGTCGTGTGCCTTTACATACATTACGTGCTGACATCGACTATGGTACAGCGGAAGCTAAAACGACTTACGGTATCATCGGTGTCAAAGTTTGGATTTTTAAAGGTGAAGTTTTTGACACAAATGCTCAAAACACACCTGCAGCTGAAAAATAA
- the rpsS gene encoding 30S ribosomal protein S19, giving the protein MPRSIKKGPFIDQHLEKKVLEARETDNKRPIKTWSRRSMISPDMIGLTIAVHNGRQHVPVFVTEDMVGHKLGEFSPTRTFKGHAADKKSKR; this is encoded by the coding sequence ATGCCGCGTTCAATTAAAAAAGGTCCTTTTATAGACCAGCACCTTGAAAAGAAGGTCTTGGAAGCGAGAGAAACTGATAACAAACGTCCGATTAAAACTTGGTCACGTCGTTCGATGATTTCTCCAGATATGATCGGTTTAACAATTGCCGTTCATAACGGTCGTCAACACGTACCCGTGTTTGTTACAGAAGATATGGTTGGGCATAAGTTGGGTGAGTTCTCACCAACTCGCACCTTTAAAGGTCATGCCGCTGACAAGAAATCTAAACGGTAA
- the rplV gene encoding 50S ribosomal protein L22, whose product MATKAKLSYARISAQKVRLVADQIRGLPVERAINLLAFSPKKAAELMKGVLDSAIANAEHNDGADIDELVVSAVMVDEGPTMKRMQARAKGRGNRILKRTSHITVVVDEK is encoded by the coding sequence ATGGCTACAAAAGCTAAACTCAGCTACGCACGCATTTCCGCACAAAAGGTGCGCTTGGTTGCAGATCAAATCAGAGGTTTGCCAGTAGAAAGAGCAATCAATCTACTCGCGTTCAGTCCTAAAAAAGCTGCAGAGCTTATGAAAGGCGTGCTGGACTCAGCGATCGCTAACGCTGAACATAATGACGGTGCCGACATCGACGAATTAGTCGTTTCAGCAGTTATGGTTGACGAAGGTCCTACCATGAAACGTATGCAGGCTCGCGCTAAAGGCCGCGGCAACCGTATTCTTAAACGCACCAGCCACATTACTGTGGTTGTAGACGAGAAGTAA